The following coding sequences lie in one Vitis vinifera cultivar Pinot Noir 40024 chromosome 19, ASM3070453v1 genomic window:
- the LOC100262655 gene encoding persulfide dioxygenase ETHE1 homolog, mitochondrial, protein MFKALHHSICWRAAIPSTLLHSKSFLLGSQMGLSTTSSHMSKLLFRQLFEKESSTYTYLLADVSHPDKPALLIDPVDRTVDRDLSLVKDLGLKLIYAINTHVHADHITGTGLIKTKAPAVKSIISKASNSKADILVQSGDKIYFGDLFLEVRATPGHTVGCVTYVTGEGPEQPQPRMAFTGDAVLIRGCGRTDFQGGSSETLYKSVHSQIFTLPKDALIYPAHDYRGFTVSTVGEEMLYNPRLTKDEETFKNIMANLNLAYPKMIDIAVPANMVCGFQDPTPNKAC, encoded by the exons ATGTTCAAAGCCCTTCATCACTCCATATGCTGGCGTGCCGCCATCCCTTCCACTTTACTTCACTCTAAATCCTTTCTTCTGGGATCTCAAATGGGCTTGTCTACCACCTCGTCTCATATGTCTAAGCTCCTCTTTCGCCAGCTTTTCGAGAAGGAGTCTTCTACTTATACCTATCTCTTGGCTGATGTCTCTCACCCTGATAAGCCTGCCCTC TTGATTGACCCAGTAGACAGGACTGTGGATAGAGATCTCTCTCTTGTTAAAGATTTAGGGCTGAAGCTCATATATGCTATAAACACCCATGTGCATGCTGATCATATCACTGGAACTGGCCTAATTAAG ACTAAAGCTCCAGCTGTGAAATCAATTATTTCAAAAGCCAGCAATTCAAAAGCCGATATTCTGGTTCAATCTGGTGATAAAATCTACTTTGGTGATCTTTTCCTGGAG GTTCGAGCTACTCCTGGACATACAGTAGGTTGTGTTACCTATGTTACAGGAGAGGGACCTGAACAACCTCAACCGAGGATGGCATTCACAGGAGATGCGGTATTGATACGAGGATGTGGAAGGACAGATTTCCAG GGAGGAAGTTCGGAGACCCTCTACAAGTCAGTGCATTCACAG ATATTCACATTACCAAAGGATGCATTGATATATCCTGCTCATGACTACAGAGGTTTCACT GTGAGTACCGTGGGGGAGGAGATGCTCTACAATCCTCGCTTAACAAAGGATGAG GAAACATTCAAGAACATCATGGCAA ATCTTAATCTGGCCTACCCAAAGATGATAGACATTGCAGTCCCTGCAAATATGGTATGTGGTTTTCAGGATCCGACTCCCAACAAAGCCTGCTGA